One window from the genome of Synechococcus sp. PROS-7-1 encodes:
- a CDS encoding DUF1254 domain-containing protein produces MSSFAWSDYVSADGSGLNTDALLEDFKNSSGITDLTETDLEIFRSTVEATVWSYPLEETHRYFNLNTITQAPRNQLFKPDFAASWLNKNSAPAPNASLLYMTSWLDLSKRGEDSANELILQLPANPDGNYYVLAVLDSYINTIGSFGPRDPLAGADDAPQYVLLAGPNSIHYGSDKSATITDDQGGQTTMPVLQVDTPRAWITARINTNTLDPTAMAATRTFINGDKDEVGTGFQLTTLDQFKRDGTVPYAKPITQSTSSDAAFDAFGAVPTLSKDQPNPAKEFFTQVSRALALNPVPAQQSRDPGHTPPPYQVWIDNQNVLQNASREYQPPSALGTARKDQLNRRFETIGLNLDTGFTQPSSWTDREKEMFDASYLFTLKFLSKATDALVKGQEGTNNGWSISNKNVGVYPNDWESWLVRAGVAVEGAAANIPNDAVYPTTEIDAQGNALTSTYTYRIALPKRSTTTDSGNPVELYGPAKGFWAYTIYQPNPGNNYQPFLIENAIRNTSYSPINATAKLTIDGKLRTKTPGNWNSGTAKGTALLTGKSQSDIAVEGLDPDTIYYVKDVTELGSETETDEDDELLLTLASEYQPDYGSNGIAIGGQGSPGEAIQLSGPRGSTLSFGWINPVAQLGSNQQKGISSDEITLQTESDGSINLSLSNLAPQSNLQNWLPTPLVTGSGSSDLEAASAFQVMARFYWPTSDISDGAKSILANPKSSDVYAPPAVERQGLNRIHTWDLLSSAAEAQVKSSDPSFGSTSPLDTPSPYSSEVVGALIDLTILPDALDGEVATVNYSYSRNADYDNQLFFYAIDDITGTINGLSPGDRGYLKEAWSQRLEADTPIVADRDATREGTIELTAGQLYAPIVMTGNAQMFTAYDNANARDYRHFNLISKSSFGFEDQIGGGDDHDRNDGIFTVTSIDL; encoded by the coding sequence ATGAGTTCTTTTGCTTGGTCGGATTACGTCTCCGCCGATGGCAGTGGGCTTAACACAGATGCCTTGCTCGAAGACTTCAAAAACAGCAGCGGCATTACCGATCTCACCGAAACTGATCTCGAGATCTTCCGATCCACCGTGGAAGCCACGGTCTGGTCCTATCCCCTGGAAGAAACACACCGCTATTTCAACCTCAACACGATTACGCAGGCACCGAGAAACCAGTTATTCAAACCTGACTTTGCCGCCAGCTGGCTCAATAAAAATTCAGCGCCGGCACCCAATGCCTCGCTGCTCTACATGACCTCCTGGCTTGATCTCAGCAAGCGCGGTGAGGACAGCGCCAACGAGCTCATCCTTCAACTTCCCGCCAATCCCGACGGCAACTATTACGTTCTCGCCGTTCTTGACAGCTACATCAACACCATCGGCTCCTTTGGGCCGAGAGACCCGCTCGCAGGTGCTGACGACGCGCCCCAGTACGTGTTGCTGGCGGGTCCGAACAGCATCCACTACGGCAGTGACAAGTCGGCGACCATCACCGACGACCAAGGGGGGCAAACCACCATGCCGGTGCTCCAGGTCGATACTCCCAGAGCCTGGATCACCGCACGGATCAACACCAACACGTTGGATCCAACGGCGATGGCCGCCACCCGCACCTTCATCAACGGCGACAAGGACGAGGTGGGAACCGGATTTCAACTCACCACCCTCGATCAGTTCAAGCGCGACGGCACCGTTCCCTACGCCAAGCCGATCACGCAATCCACCAGCAGCGATGCGGCGTTTGATGCCTTTGGAGCGGTGCCCACGCTCTCGAAGGATCAGCCCAATCCCGCCAAGGAGTTCTTCACCCAGGTGTCCAGAGCGCTGGCATTGAATCCGGTGCCAGCGCAACAGTCCCGTGATCCCGGCCACACCCCTCCTCCCTACCAGGTTTGGATCGATAATCAGAACGTGCTGCAGAACGCCTCGCGGGAGTACCAGCCTCCTTCAGCCCTCGGAACGGCACGAAAGGATCAGTTGAACCGACGCTTTGAAACGATCGGCCTCAACCTCGACACCGGCTTCACCCAGCCGTCCAGTTGGACGGACCGGGAGAAGGAGATGTTCGATGCGTCTTACCTCTTCACGCTCAAGTTCCTCAGCAAAGCCACCGACGCGCTGGTGAAAGGGCAGGAGGGGACCAACAACGGATGGTCCATCAGTAACAAGAACGTCGGCGTTTACCCGAACGACTGGGAGTCGTGGCTCGTGCGGGCAGGCGTTGCCGTGGAAGGCGCGGCAGCCAACATCCCCAACGATGCGGTCTACCCCACCACGGAAATCGACGCGCAGGGCAACGCGCTCACCAGCACCTACACCTACAGGATTGCTCTTCCCAAACGATCGACCACGACCGATTCTGGAAATCCTGTCGAGCTGTATGGGCCTGCCAAGGGATTCTGGGCGTACACCATTTACCAACCGAATCCCGGCAATAATTATCAGCCGTTTTTGATCGAGAACGCAATCCGCAACACGAGCTATTCACCAATCAATGCAACAGCCAAACTCACAATCGACGGCAAGCTGAGAACCAAAACACCCGGAAACTGGAATTCAGGCACGGCCAAGGGCACCGCATTGTTGACAGGCAAGAGCCAATCGGACATCGCTGTTGAGGGCCTGGATCCCGACACCATCTATTACGTGAAGGATGTCACCGAGCTTGGGAGCGAGACCGAAACTGATGAAGATGACGAACTCCTGCTCACCCTGGCCTCCGAGTACCAACCCGATTACGGGAGCAACGGCATCGCCATCGGCGGCCAGGGGTCACCGGGTGAGGCGATTCAACTTTCAGGCCCGAGAGGGAGCACACTCTCCTTCGGTTGGATCAACCCCGTCGCTCAGCTCGGATCCAACCAGCAGAAAGGCATCAGCAGTGATGAGATCACGCTGCAAACCGAAAGCGATGGTTCGATCAATCTGAGCTTGTCCAACCTGGCCCCGCAAAGCAATCTCCAGAACTGGCTACCCACTCCGCTGGTGACCGGATCAGGATCCTCCGATTTAGAAGCAGCCAGCGCCTTCCAGGTCATGGCCCGGTTTTATTGGCCCACCAGCGACATCTCCGATGGTGCTAAATCGATCCTGGCCAACCCAAAGTCCTCCGATGTCTACGCACCGCCAGCCGTCGAGCGTCAGGGCCTGAACCGCATCCACACCTGGGATCTACTCAGCAGCGCAGCGGAAGCTCAGGTCAAGAGCAGCGACCCCAGTTTCGGTTCCACAAGTCCTCTGGACACACCGTCGCCCTACAGCAGCGAAGTGGTGGGAGCCCTGATCGATCTCACCATCCTGCCCGACGCTCTCGATGGCGAAGTAGCAACGGTGAACTACAGCTACTCCCGTAACGCTGACTACGACAATCAACTCTTCTTCTATGCCATCGACGACATCACTGGCACCATCAACGGACTTTCACCAGGTGATCGCGGTTACCTCAAGGAAGCCTGGAGCCAGCGGCTTGAGGCGGATACGCCGATCGTGGCCGACAGAGATGCCACCCGTGAGGGAACCATCGAGCTGACGGCTGGCCAGCTCTATGCCCCGATCGTGATGACCGGCAATGCACAGATGTTCACGGCTTACGACAACGCCAATGCCCGTGACTACCGCCATTTCAATCTGATCAGCAAGAGCAGCTTCGGCTTTGAGGATCAGATCGGCGGCGGGGATGACCACGATCGCAACGACGGCATCTTCACGGTCACGTCGATTGATCTTTGA